The genomic region GCGGATCACCCTGCGCGCCATGACTGTGCCCCTGATCTCTACATCTTGCGCTATCAGTTTGAGGCACTTCCGCGGCAGTGGCAGTGCCAATGTCGTATTACGGGGCCGCGCAAAGATTTGGATTTGGTGACGAATTATTATCGCGACTGATCGCGATTGACCCGTTCGGCCTTCTTGCGCACCAAAACGCTGCGCAGATCATGCATCGCCAAAAGCAAGCGATCAGTGAAATCCTCGAGATCCTCATCATCGGCGCGGGATTGCGCCCAATGTGCCGTTTCGTTGAGATGGTCGATGGTGCGGTGAATGTCATCGAGGTCACGGCGCTTGAGCAGGGCGCGGCGCGCCTCCATCCATTGGGTTATTGCGGTGGTCTCGTCTGCGGTTAACTCATGCGCGCCATGCGCTTTGATATTGCCATTGCGGATATTCACCATGGCAATCTCGTGCATTTCAATACGGCGGTGGCGGTTTTCGGTATCAACCCGAAACACCGATGCCCCGTTTTCACGCACGCGGAAATAAAATTCAGGCAGCTCGGCCATGGCCCCCCAACGACACAGATACCCCAGTTATACAGCCGTATGACCCTGCGCGGCTTTGGTCAAAAGGTCAAGTGACCTTGCGCTGTGGCGTTGATTTATGGGGGATTTGTGTGCCACCCGCAGCAGGCGCTTGCGGCGCTGCTGCGGGTGGGGGAGTTGTTCACAGAACAAAGATTATTTCAGGCTTGCGCAGAAGCGTTGGATGCGGCTGCACGCCTCGCGTAGATTGTCATCCGATGTCGCATAGGACACGCGGAAATTGGGCGATAGGCCAAAGGCCCCCCCAAAGACCACAGCCACGCCCTCTTCCTCGAGAAGGGCTGTTGCGAAATCCTCATCCGTTTCGATCTTTTTGCCAGCGGGGCTGGTCTTGCTGATGCAGCCTGCAATGGACGGATAGACATAAAATGCCCCGTCTGGTGTTGGGCAGGTGATGCCCTCTGCCGCGTTCAGCATCTCAACCACCAGATTGCGGCGGCGCAAGAACAGCGCCACGTTATCCGCCAAGAAATCCTGCGGGCCATTGAGCGCCTCAACAGCGGCCCATTGGCTGACCGATGAGGGGTTCGAGGTGGACTGACTTTGAATTTTGCGCATCGCGCCAATCAGGTTCTCGGGGCCTGCCGCATAGCCGATCCGCCACCCTGTCATCGCATAGGCCTTGGAGACGCCGTTACAGGTCAAGGTGCGCTCATAAAGGGCGGGCTCCACTTCGGCCGGGGTGCAGAATTCAAAGCCGTCAAAGACCAGATGCTCATACATATCATCCGACATGATCCAGACATGAGGATGGCGCAGCAACACATCGGTCAGCGCCTT from Rhodobacterales bacterium HKCCA1288 harbors:
- a CDS encoding pyridoxal phosphate-dependent aminotransferase, which gives rise to MAFLSDTLSRVKPSPTIAVSNLAAELKAQGKDVIGLGAGEPDFDTPQNIKDAAKAAIDAGRTKYTAVDGIAELKQAICKKFERENGLSYKPSQVSVGTGGKQILYNALMATLNPGDEVIIPAPYWVSYPDMVLLAGGTPVIATATIETNFKLTPEALEAAITPKTKWFIFNSPSNPTGAGYTRAELKALTDVLLRHPHVWIMSDDMYEHLVFDGFEFCTPAEVEPALYERTLTCNGVSKAYAMTGWRIGYAAGPENLIGAMRKIQSQSTSNPSSVSQWAAVEALNGPQDFLADNVALFLRRRNLVVEMLNAAEGITCPTPDGAFYVYPSIAGCISKTSPAGKKIETDEDFATALLEEEGVAVVFGGAFGLSPNFRVSYATSDDNLREACSRIQRFCASLK